The genomic DNA TAACCAGCTAGAATCATCCGTTAATTACTACGATGGTATGACTAGCTAGGTGAATAGGTTACTTACTACGATTAGCATTCGCTGCTTGTTCTGCACGCTTACGTCTAATTTCTTTAGGATCGGCAAGCAGTGGTCGATAAATTTCAATTCGATCATTATCTCTCACCAAGCCATCCAACTTAACATTGCGACTAAATACCCCAACCTTGTTTATCGCTAGATCTATTTCAGGAAACAAGGTTAATAGGCCTGATTGCTCAATAATTTGCTCAACAGTAAGCTCTTTATTAACAACTAATGACACCACACGCTGATCATTTGGCAGCGCGTAAACCACTTCAACATGAATCATATCAGAATCAATACTCATAACTTGGGTACACCTGCTTTGCTCGCTGGGTAAAGGCGTTGATCATATTAGACGTTAATTCGTTAAATACTTTACCAAAAGCCATCTCAATCATACGGCTAGAAAACTCAAACTCTAACTTTAACTCTACCTTACATGCACATTCATCTAGGGGGGTAAAAAACCATCCACCTTGTAAACGTTTGAAAGGCCCATCGACTAAATTCATTTCTATAGCGCGACCAACACGTAATACGTTATTGGTGGTAAAGGTTTTTTTTATCCCCGCTTTTGCCACATCCACGGAGGCCAGCATACTCGTCTCATCAACTTTATGTACCTTAGAACCTGAGCACCCTGGCAAAAACTCTGGATAACGTGCGACATCGTTGACCAAATTGAACATTTGTTCAGCGCTAAACGATACCAATGCTGAACGGGTCACCTGCGGCATAACTACTCCTCACCTACTAAATCGCAAATTTTACTGAGCTTTACCTTAAACCGAGTAAAAACTAGTTCCCTATAATAAGGCAATACGTATAATGAGGCCATTATGGCAAAGAAAAAATCAAAAACCAAAGCGACTAGTAATACTATTGCGCTAAATAAAAAAGCCCGTCACGAGTACTTTATCGAAGACGAGCTTGAAGCTGGCCTAGAGCTCCAAGGTTGGGAGGTAAAATCTCTACGTCAGGGTAAAGCAAATATCGCCGAGAGCTACGTCTACATTAGAGATGGCGAAGCCTTTATCAGTGGTATGAGCATTATACCGTTAAACCAAGCATCGACACATATCGTAGCTAACCCTACTCGTGTGCGTAAGCTTCTGCTTTCGCGTAAAGAGTTGGATAACCTATTTGGTAGTATTAACCGCGATGGCATGACCCTAACAGCACTATCTCTGTACTGGTCACGTTCGTGGGTAAAAATAAAAATCGGTGTCTCTAAGGGTAAAAAATTGCACGATAAACGTACCGATCTTAAAGATAAAGACTGGGCTCGAGATAAAGCGCGAGTTATGAAGAGTAAATTGCGTTAATATTGAGCATACAGTTAGCATGGTGCTAGACAGTGCACACTTTTCTGGTACTATGCAAGAACACTTGGGGCTGATCTAGGATTCGACGAGAATTCTGAAGTCTGAGGTGCATGCCGTGGGGCGGTTGGCCACGTAAAAAGCCGCAAAAAAATAGTCGCAAACGACGAAAACTACGCACTAGCAGCTTAATAACCTGCTGAGAGCCTCTTTGCCCTAGCTTCCGCTTGTAAGACGGGGAATAACAAAGAGTCAAACCCAAACTAGCTAGATCGGATTCTCCCGCCTGAGAGATGAAGTTCGAAATTTAATTCAGGATAGTCATTTACTAGCGTGTCGGTTCGCAGGTACTTGGTGAATTTAAAGATCGACTAAGCATGTAGTACCAATGATGAATGATTTTCGGACGCGGGTTCAACTCCCGCCAGCTCCACCAAATCAAAGTAAAGGGACGTCTCAGGACGTCCCTTTTTCTTATCTAAGCCCTTGTAAAACAAGCAACTTCACAGTTTTCTTTTCTCATAGAGTCTCACCGAGTACCACCCCATAACACCTAAAGGATTACCCATTTTATACCAATTACATTAATTTTATGATCTAATGATTCATGTTTAAGGAGTGCCTATGAATCATGATTTTCAACGTCTAATCAATGCCACATCTAATGCTAGACTTAGAGTTCGTTATCTTGCTATTTCCCATTTTATTGATGGAAAAAACCGCACTGAGATCGCTCTCTACCTCAAGGTTAGTAGGGTGAGTGTGAATAAATGGGTTAAAGCTTATCTAGATGATGGGCTTGAAGGACTTCAAGAAAAACCACACTCAGGAAGACCTCACCGCCTAACTGAAGAGCAAAGACTGCAGCTTAAAAATCATGTTACAGACCACGCTATTAACGCTAGTGGAGGTCGCCTACAAGCAAAAGACATTGGCCTCTATATAGAAAGTAATTTTGGAATAAAGTACCAACAATCAGGTGTTTATCGGCTACTACATGAAATAGGTTTAAGCTGGATTACGACTCGGTCTAAGCATCCGAAACAATCAATTGAAGCCCAAGAAGCTTTTAAAAAAATTCCAAATCGAAACGATCCTTAAGATCCCTGGGCATATCCACTTAAAAGAAGTACTTGTTTGGTTTCAAGATGAAGCTAGATTTGGTCAACGCAATACCACAACCAAGATTTGGGCAGAAAAAGGGACTCGACCTAGAGCCGTTCAGCAGCAGCAATTCGAGTACGCTTATTTGTTTGGAGCCGTTTGTATCAATACGGGCGAAGCTGAAGCTATTGTTTCACCGCTAAGCAATATGGAGGTAATGACGAAGCACCTTGAATTAATCTCGACTGCGACCCCTACAGGCAAACATTCCGTGGTTATTATGGATCAAGCAAGCTGGCATCAAACATATTTAGCCAATCATTTTAAAAACATCACGATAATCCATATTCCGCCATACTCACCAGAATTAAACCCGATAGAGCAAGTTTGGCAATGGCTTCGACAGTACAAGCTAGCGAATAGGTGTTTTGAAAACTATAACGATATAGTGAACTCAGTATGTAGCGCTTGGAATAGTTTTTGTGAAGATAAACGCAGGGTCCAATCTCTCTGTTTTAGAGATTGGACTCAATTGATAAATTAATTAATGGAATTGGTATTATTACCCAAAAATTAAATCTATACTGATTTTAAAGTTTGGGTAACCTTTGTGCTGTTACCTCCCCATAAATAGAAGGTGCGGCCGAATGGCGATGAGAAAAGACACATACTACAAAAACCTCTCCCTAACTAATGAACAGTCAGAGCTAGTCATATGCGATGGCGATAATCTGTATTTTCGTAGTGGATTAACAGATTTGGCCACATAGCTAGAGTTTGGCCAGAAAGAAAAGTATGTCAGACGCTGTCATTGCTACGTAATTTTGATAAGGTATTGAAGCGCTGCCATAGCATGGCGTGGTCTAGTGACTTGGCCGTTTCATTGCTACGTGATTTTGATAAGGTATTGAAGCTCTTTGGGAACGTCTGCGGCGTAATGCTCTCTTCTGGTTTCATTGCTACGTGATTTTGATAAGGTATTGAAGCCTGAAAGCGCGCGGATACATCGTTAATGCCGTTAAGTTTCATTGCTACGTGATTTTGATAAGGTATTGAAGCAAACTTGAATCCGACAACATGACTCGTGCGCTAGGGTTTCATTGCTACGTGATTTTGATAAGGTATTGAAGCTTAGGTGCTGACCTCCCACGCTGTCGGACACGTAGTTTCATTGCTACGTGATTTTGATAAGGTATTGAAGCATATTCTCGTGAGTTATAGTGATTGCATAGAACGTTTCATTGCTACGTGATTTTGATAAGGTATTGAAGCCCCAGCGGCATGTAACTTACCTTTACCCTGCAAGTTTCATTGCTACGTGATTTTGATAAGGTATTGAAGCAAAAAAGGCAATAGTTATCATTAGACGGTTCTTGCAGTTTCATTGCTACGTGATTTTGATAAGGTATTGAAGCAGAGAAAAGTCTCGTTTTACGCTCTGCCTTTCGGCGGTTTCATTGCTACGTGATTTTGATAAGGTATTGAAGCAAGCTAGAGCAACGGCAAGCAAAACAGCACCAAAGTTTCATTGCTACGTGATTTTGATAAGGTATTGAAGCTAAACCAAAAACAGTAATAACACTAGGAAACGTCAGTTTCATTGCTACGTGATTTTGATAAGGTATTGAAGCTGCCAACGACCATCTAACCATTCATCGTATTCACCGTTTCATTGCTACGTGATTTTGATAAGGTATTGAAGCACAATAGATCAATGGTGGCTGTCTGTGTCTCGCTGTGGTTTCATTGCTACGTGATTTTGATAAGGTATTGAAGCCTAAGAACAAAAATTCATGGCTTGAGGATGCTTGAGTTTCATTGCTACGTGATTTTGATAAGGTATTGAAGCCTACTACAGAAACCCCCATGGTAACTACTGTGGGGCTCTATCCTGGTAATCATTTTTTCGAAAACAAACCTGTGAGCAAAATCACTGTCTTTTTTTCGAAAAAGGATTATTGTGAACTCATCAAAATTACGATGCAATGAAATCATCTAAAATCAAGATTGATTACCCCTCTGCGCTAGCATGGGTGACTTTATTCTCTGTCATTACAGAAATTTATGTATTCACACTGCCCACATTGAGCCTGTGATGCACTGCTGTCTGGCATTATCTGCGTTTTTTGCATTAATTCAATATGCTTAATTGCATTTGATAAGGTTATTTTTAGCTCCTCTTTTATCTCTACTCTATGAACTTTTCCCTTTAATTCATAAGAAATAAAGCCACTTTTAAGACCAATATCATATTGTTCTTCAATCATCACCGCATAAGCAACCATTTGTAATATCTGTCCACGAGTGGGTTTGGTGCAAGTTAGTTTAAATTCAATAACCAGCGCCTCTTCTGGTAAAAAAATCACCGCATCCGCCAAGCCGTGAATCCCCCACTTAACGGACCTTAGCTTTACATCAAACTCGATCTTAGCACTATTAAGATCATACCTTTTCAAAGTTCGTGACTGACTTAGTTGCTGCTCACGCACATGATAGTCAATCCCTTGTTTAACCCAAAGAGGGCTTGGTACTTTGAGCCCAAGAATGTATTGAAAATAGACAATTCGAGGGCAAAAGCAGTACTGACGAAATAAACTGGAGGGGATACTCATAATACCTCGAAACTGGTGGGCGGTTGAAAATCGTTCTCTTGATACCCTAATCCATACTTGCCAATCACACTGCCTAGCTTTGCTCTGACCAAAAAGGCTTTATCACTCTCTTTATCAAGTTTTTTGAACAAACGGTACACCGCTCTCTCTTCCGCTTTATTGAGAAACCCCCAAAATACCGACTTTTGTATTGGCTCTAATCCAACGTCTTTAAGTTGTTCAAATAGCTTCTTACGTTGCTTATTATTTTCAACGTCATAGGCGACTAATACTTCATACCTAAGCGATTTACTCATCACTACCTCAACAGAGATCACCAGCGGAAAATATAGGGTTTGTATTTTTTTTCACCATAGAAAGCACCAGACAGGCGATAGATCTGACGCTGTAAAATGGTTTCAAGTTTGAGCTTTTTCCCTTGATAAGGGTAATGCGTAGCAAAAGTTTTATGGATAGAAGCAATCAACTGTTTCTTGATTTTCGGCGTCAGTCCACCTGACTTTTGCAACTTATCGGCTATCTTGATCACATTTCTATCGACAACCCACGCTCGGTACACTTCCATAATATCTAGTACCAATGAAGGCTTCCCGGCCCTTTGTGTATGCAATACACCTTGATATATTTCTAAGCCAGAGTTAATCAAACAGTGCCAAACATAAGAGCTTAAAATGTGATAACCATAGTTTAAAGCAGAGTTAATGGGATCGGTTGCACCTCTACCCATTCGACCGCTAAAGCTATCAGGGAAAAGGTTGGCCTCGTATAATGTTTTCCAATACATAGCCGCACCACTGCCTTCGTAACCAAGCAATACTTCACGCCAGTCATCATACTTTTCAATCTTAATCTTTTGCACTTTGGCGATATGGGTTTTGAGGTTCGACGCTGCTAATTGACAGGCATGAGACTGATTATGTTTCTTTTTGTACTTGGCAAAGTAGTTAAGGATCACTCGTTGGTTTTTGAGCTTCCCAACCACCAAGTTTTGAGCTAATTTTTTCGCTTCATCACTCCCTAAAAACTTAAACTGCCGCTCTCGTACTTTACTTACCGCATGGAGCTGCCCACCACTAACGCAAGCCAGTGTGTGTGAGAAAGGATCAAGTACAAAGAGCTTAATCCCCCTCATGGCGCACTGAACGATAACATTACTTGATAAGCTAACACCCTTTTTAGTGATCGTAACGGTCTTGATTCGACTTAATGGATACTCAGCAACAAGCACCCCATCCTCTTTAATAGTTAGGCGTTCACTGGTTACACCAACAAATTGACCGTAATCACAAACCGTTATGTGTTTCATCGTACTACTGGTGTACCATTTTGGTAGGCTTGTTTCATAACCTTGTTCGAGCTTTCTACAATGTACTCCAACGTAATGATCTCACCCAAGTTAACAATAAATAGATTTGAGCGTGGCTTTCCCAGCAATTCGCCAAACTTATCCAACCACTCTCTTGGCTTCGCTAGCTTCAATTCTGCTGATAATTTACTCCAATGATCTAACCCTTCAGTATCTTGCAACATTGGGACTACTAACTCATTGAATTCTTGATAACCAATATCAACAGCAACTCTGAAGCGTGATTTAGAATTAGTAGACAAATAGACCGACTTACATACATTCTCTCGAATCCCTTCTAGGTCTATTTCGCGCCATGCATTAAATGGCTCAAGCAGTTCACGTTGTGCATATCGATTACCTACTGGCGTCAATTTATTGCTTTGCTCTATCTGTCTAATAGGAACTGAACCGTCTTCAGAAAAGTTAATCACTCCATTATCATGCGAAAAACCGCTTGCGCCTAAGCCTTCAACTGCAAACAATTGCCAAATATCCGTTCCATCAGCGTTTTTACGGCGGGCTCTATACGCACCAGAGGCTTTACTAATGCGTGGTAAAGACCACTGCTTTCTTATCCCTTTATGTGAGCGAGTATTTAACTTCGTTTGAGGGAACACTTCTTGAATCAATGCATTAAATTCAACATCATCAAAGGGTTGCTTTGAGCCTTGATTGGTTTGAATAAATGTCATTTGAGATAATTTTTGCCAGTGTGCCATCCCTGGATAGTGCAACGATTTTTTTGAAACTTTCTTACTCTTACTATTCAAATATGATGATTTAGGCTCAAACTTAATCGTAAAGTGCTTCGCATTAGTTAGATCGACAGCTTTTGCATACATCTTCTTCATATCATCGTAAATTGCAGTACGAAGATTGGTCTTTTGAGTGGTGTAGTACAGTGCTCCTAGCAAGTCAGCGGCCAATAGTTCACTCTCTGAGCATGACTGTTTTGCCACTTTTTCCAACAACTCAAAAGCACAACTTTTGTTTACGCTAAACGCTTTAAACCCCTTACCAACTGTTTGTTGGATTTGGTTTAAATCCTTCTTAGCCTTATTCAAATATGGGAACAATGCTTGCCACCAAATCTGAGGGGCTTCAGCATCAAGCAACCATGACACATTATTGGTATTAAAGCCGATACCTAACTTATCTTGCATCACGATGAGTGGCATAAAGTGTTCCGAATACAAACCATCTTTAAACAATTGTTTACTGCTAATTGAATCCTTTTCATACTTCAATTTCGACTCGATGCGTACTACTTTTGCGTTATCAGGGATAAGTTTTTTAAGCCAATCACTTCCCTCTAAACCGGCCGTTTGTAAAATATCTCTTGTATGTGGTTGCTTCAACGCCTGTGCCATGACCATTGCTGCATCTATCATATGGCTAGCAACGGGTTGTAGCTTTTTCTTTTCGTACTCTGGATGCGCTGTACTTAATAGGTCACGCTCTTGGGATGCCAAATCAGCTTGAATATAAGCAACATCAAAGCTGATTTGATTCACATTATACAACTGCTTGATCTTTTGCATGATCAATTTTGCTAAGAAAGCCTGCGTGCCATTTACCCTAGTCTTGTTTGACTGATGCAAGAGTCGCATTAATTCTGTACGTAATGATTCAACAAATAAGCCATGACGAATTGAACGTTGAATTTCTGGCTCTAGTTTATCAAAACCAATGATATCTTGACCAAGCACTCCTTGGCAGTTTGCAATGATTATCTCTTCAATCGCTTGCCTGTCATGATGACCAAACTGCTTATGGAGATAGCTATCATGCAAGTCTGACAAAGAGTAGTAACTGCGATCTTTCAAACTATTGCCTTGCGTTGAGCAGTAAATTAGGTTTGCTTCATGATTGAACACTCCTTTATTTCTCCCACGTGATTCAGCTCTTGAGATGATATGGTCTATCTCACCACCAAGACTTAAAGCTGTTCCCGTATAAGGGCAGATTCCTTTTGAAGCTTGTTTGATACGATCTGTTTTTTCTAACCATTGCCCCTCTTCTTTCTCTGCTCTTTTGGCACTGTCTTGGCTTTTTTTCGAGTTTTTCTTGATGCTATGAAGATCCGCCGTAAAGTTAAAACGGTTCTCTTCTAAGATAATGGGAATAGTGATTGTTTGACCCACAGATTCGGCAGGCAGCTGTTCAATCTTCGCCAAAGCAATTTTGTAAGCCTGCTTGTCCATCAATCTAGCTAGCAAGCCATCAAATGGTCTGGTTGTGTCCGCAGGAAGCCTTAATGCAAAAGCCCCCTCTTGAGATCTTCCTCTATAATCAGTACCTTGATGAATAGTCGAACGCCATTGATTCTCTTTAGTACACGCACGACAGTTTTTACTAAACCCTTTTTGGTCTTGTTCTAGCAAATTATAAAGCTTCGCTAGGTCAAAAATATTATTGAACCGTTGGGCTGAAATACCTAATCTGTTCGCAATGAGCTCTGCAACTTTACTTGTTGCTTCATCAAGTTCTAGTAGCTTTTTATCCTCAACTTTTTTCTTATTCTCTTTGAGCCAACGGTTTTGCTTCATTTTATGATTGAAGGCGTTTCCGTACTCTTTCTGGCAATCGGCTGCAAATTTACACCAACCTTTAACACCACGTTTACCCACTCTTGGGTTTTCTCGCCACAAATTATTGAGCACCACCACCTTTTCATCATCGACTTCGCAGCTTAGCGCTCCAGAGATAAGTTCATTGAGTTGATTCGCTTTATGTGGCGGCTTGGTATTACAGACAGACAACAGATTATCAGCTGAACTAAACCACAAAGCACTGCGTGAGGCATTAGTTTCTTGATAAAAGGTCTGAACGAATTGAA from Vibrio rarus includes the following:
- a CDS encoding RnfH family protein; amino-acid sequence: MSIDSDMIHVEVVYALPNDQRVVSLVVNKELTVEQIIEQSGLLTLFPEIDLAINKVGVFSRNVKLDGLVRDNDRIEIYRPLLADPKEIRRKRAEQAANANRSK
- a CDS encoding type II toxin-antitoxin system RatA family toxin, translated to MPQVTRSALVSFSAEQMFNLVNDVARYPEFLPGCSGSKVHKVDETSMLASVDVAKAGIKKTFTTNNVLRVGRAIEMNLVDGPFKRLQGGWFFTPLDECACKVELKLEFEFSSRMIEMAFGKVFNELTSNMINAFTQRAKQVYPSYEY
- the smpB gene encoding SsrA-binding protein SmpB yields the protein MAKKKSKTKATSNTIALNKKARHEYFIEDELEAGLELQGWEVKSLRQGKANIAESYVYIRDGEAFISGMSIIPLNQASTHIVANPTRVRKLLLSRKELDNLFGSINRDGMTLTALSLYWSRSWVKIKIGVSKGKKLHDKRTDLKDKDWARDKARVMKSKLR
- a CDS encoding IS630 family transposase (programmed frameshift) translates to MNHDFQRLINATSNARLRVRYLAISHFIDGKNRTEIALYLKVSRVSVNKWVKAYLDDGLEGLQEKPHSGRPHRLTEEQRLQLKNHVTDHAINASGGRLQAKDIGLYIESNFGIKYQQSGVYRLLHEIGLSWITTRSKHPKQSIEAQEAFKKFQIETILKIPGHIHLKEVLVWFQDEARFGQRNTTTKIWAEKGTRPRAVQQQQFEYAYLFGAVCINTGEAEAIVSPLSNMEVMTKHLELISTATPTGKHSVVIMDQASWHQTYLANHFKNITIIHIPPYSPELNPIEQVWQWLRQYKLANRCFENYNDIVNSVCSAWNSFCEDKRRVQSLCFRDWTQLIN
- the cas4 gene encoding CRISPR-associated protein Cas4, whose amino-acid sequence is MSIPSSLFRQYCFCPRIVYFQYILGLKVPSPLWVKQGIDYHVREQQLSQSRTLKRYDLNSAKIEFDVKLRSVKWGIHGLADAVIFLPEEALVIEFKLTCTKPTRGQILQMVAYAVMIEEQYDIGLKSGFISYELKGKVHRVEIKEELKITLSNAIKHIELMQKTQIMPDSSASQAQCGQCEYINFCNDRE
- the cas2 gene encoding CRISPR-associated endonuclease Cas2, encoding MSKSLRYEVLVAYDVENNKQRKKLFEQLKDVGLEPIQKSVFWGFLNKAEERAVYRLFKKLDKESDKAFLVRAKLGSVIGKYGLGYQENDFQPPTSFEVL
- the cas1 gene encoding CRISPR-associated endonuclease Cas1 is translated as MKHITVCDYGQFVGVTSERLTIKEDGVLVAEYPLSRIKTVTITKKGVSLSSNVIVQCAMRGIKLFVLDPFSHTLACVSGGQLHAVSKVRERQFKFLGSDEAKKLAQNLVVGKLKNQRVILNYFAKYKKKHNQSHACQLAASNLKTHIAKVQKIKIEKYDDWREVLLGYEGSGAAMYWKTLYEANLFPDSFSGRMGRGATDPINSALNYGYHILSSYVWHCLINSGLEIYQGVLHTQRAGKPSLVLDIMEVYRAWVVDRNVIKIADKLQKSGGLTPKIKKQLIASIHKTFATHYPYQGKKLKLETILQRQIYRLSGAFYGEKKYKPYIFRW
- the cas9 gene encoding type II-B CRISPR-associated RNA-guided endonuclease Cas9/Csx12 — translated: MTLISPIVLDMGSKYTGVYLTQYQAGEALEQAVKSGSVVMHTDNIQYSQAERTARRHQTRAAKRRKMAKRLLWLILEKHYQLPQSLLTKLQVEAINSLLNRRGFTYLSEDVDEALLARTSSNPFAESFIASIPLNTNLFEVFQSITVTVESAKAFKNIPEYKLTKADFKKNLHGDYKEDKATLSEAFEAFKNAIDTFIKAEQDGHKIRGKYLENIRQDLLIHHDYQCIRELLTNNGHKIEAFANLVGHVSNLQLRVLRRYFNDEDMQSSDKWYPQKLHKVFYRNISAMHCKKDSIDKQNQITLFSYRDKSIIDLFETVTPEISIPAFEDQNNRRPPKCQSLLITAQIMKNEKYLPRWTAIVPKLVEEIENHGIDIGSGLDLSSIKNEQQWAQALQRCLELSALHDPFQLRAWVGKDKEYGEFVTRAKDRLARLLNGQFDAFVQFVQTFYQETNASRSALWFSSADNLLSVCNTKPPHKANQLNELISGALSCEVDDEKVVVLNNLWRENPRVGKRGVKGWCKFAADCQKEYGNAFNHKMKQNRWLKENKKKVEDKKLLELDEATSKVAELIANRLGISAQRFNNIFDLAKLYNLLEQDQKGFSKNCRACTKENQWRSTIHQGTDYRGRSQEGAFALRLPADTTRPFDGLLARLMDKQAYKIALAKIEQLPAESVGQTITIPIILEENRFNFTADLHSIKKNSKKSQDSAKRAEKEEGQWLEKTDRIKQASKGICPYTGTALSLGGEIDHIISRAESRGRNKGVFNHEANLIYCSTQGNSLKDRSYYSLSDLHDSYLHKQFGHHDRQAIEEIIIANCQGVLGQDIIGFDKLEPEIQRSIRHGLFVESLRTELMRLLHQSNKTRVNGTQAFLAKLIMQKIKQLYNVNQISFDVAYIQADLASQERDLLSTAHPEYEKKKLQPVASHMIDAAMVMAQALKQPHTRDILQTAGLEGSDWLKKLIPDNAKVVRIESKLKYEKDSISSKQLFKDGLYSEHFMPLIVMQDKLGIGFNTNNVSWLLDAEAPQIWWQALFPYLNKAKKDLNQIQQTVGKGFKAFSVNKSCAFELLEKVAKQSCSESELLAADLLGALYYTTQKTNLRTAIYDDMKKMYAKAVDLTNAKHFTIKFEPKSSYLNSKSKKVSKKSLHYPGMAHWQKLSQMTFIQTNQGSKQPFDDVEFNALIQEVFPQTKLNTRSHKGIRKQWSLPRISKASGAYRARRKNADGTDIWQLFAVEGLGASGFSHDNGVINFSEDGSVPIRQIEQSNKLTPVGNRYAQRELLEPFNAWREIDLEGIRENVCKSVYLSTNSKSRFRVAVDIGYQEFNELVVPMLQDTEGLDHWSKLSAELKLAKPREWLDKFGELLGKPRSNLFIVNLGEIITLEYIVESSNKVMKQAYQNGTPVVR